From Marivirga harenae, one genomic window encodes:
- a CDS encoding pyridoxine 5'-phosphate synthase, producing MTRLSVNINKIATLRNARGGKNPNVVNVAKDCERFGAEGITIHPRPDERHITTQDVYDLAPIVTTEFNIEGYPDQRFLDLVKKNKPAQATLVPDPPGVLTSNAGWDTVQNHDFLKEIISELKGMGVRTSVFIGTEPKLIEYAAKVGTDRIELYTEPYAANYAKDRDDAVAPFVLAAKRAKELGLGVNAGHDLSLENLKFLKEKIPFLDEVSIGHALVCDALYFGLENSIQLYLRELREA from the coding sequence ATGACACGCTTAAGCGTCAATATCAATAAGATTGCCACTTTGCGCAATGCAAGGGGTGGAAAAAACCCTAATGTAGTGAATGTTGCTAAAGATTGCGAACGTTTTGGAGCCGAAGGTATTACAATTCATCCTCGGCCTGATGAAAGGCATATCACCACCCAAGATGTGTATGATTTGGCACCAATTGTGACAACTGAATTTAATATCGAAGGCTACCCAGATCAAAGGTTTTTGGATTTAGTTAAAAAAAACAAACCTGCTCAGGCTACTTTAGTCCCAGATCCGCCAGGAGTTCTCACCTCAAATGCTGGTTGGGATACGGTACAAAATCATGATTTTCTGAAAGAGATAATTTCTGAATTAAAAGGAATGGGAGTTAGGACTTCTGTTTTTATTGGAACAGAACCAAAACTAATTGAATATGCTGCGAAAGTTGGGACTGACAGAATTGAACTCTACACAGAACCTTATGCAGCAAATTACGCTAAGGATAGAGATGATGCTGTTGCGCCCTTTGTTTTGGCTGCCAAAAGAGCTAAGGAACTAGGCTTAGGGGTCAATGCTGGGCACGATTTGAGCCTAGAAAACTTAAAATTCTTAAAAGAAAAAATTCCTTTTTTGGATGAGGTCAGCATTGGGCATGCCTTAGTTTGTGATGCATTATACTTCGGACTTGAGAACAGCATTCAGCTTTATCTTAGAGAATTGAGAGAGGCTTGA
- a CDS encoding GatB/YqeY domain-containing protein, giving the protein MSLKQQIDTDIKNAMKAKNKEELQALRSIKSMILLAESEKGAEESLSEDAEMKLLMKAAKQRKESAETYKANGRDELANAEMLELQVIEKYLPKQMSEEELTEKLKEIIQNLGASGPQDMGKVMGVATKELAGKADGKMISQLVKQILTS; this is encoded by the coding sequence ATGAGCTTAAAACAACAAATTGATACCGATATTAAAAATGCAATGAAAGCTAAAAATAAAGAAGAGCTTCAAGCATTACGATCTATTAAGTCGATGATTTTATTAGCTGAATCGGAAAAGGGTGCCGAAGAAAGTCTTTCCGAAGATGCTGAAATGAAACTATTAATGAAAGCCGCCAAACAAAGAAAAGAATCAGCAGAAACCTACAAAGCAAATGGTAGGGATGAATTGGCCAATGCTGAAATGCTCGAATTGCAGGTAATAGAAAAATACTTACCCAAGCAAATGTCTGAAGAAGAGTTAACCGAAAAATTGAAAGAAATAATACAAAATTTAGGTGCTTCAGGCCCACAAGATATGGGAAAAGTCATGGGGGTTGCTACCAAGGAACTAGCGGGAAAGGCCGATGGAAAAATGATTTCTCAATTAGTTAAGCAAATATTGACTTCTTGA
- a CDS encoding YciI family protein — MKINIFVLLMVSIPFFANSQNSTYDQALADSLGADDYGMKSYSLVMLKTGGGNIDDKAEVDSLFRGHLDNISRLAEAGKIIVAGPLGKNDKNYRGIFIFDEQDKAKVAELLQTDPAIKANLLAYDIYNWYGSAALPVYLETHSKIEKIRP; from the coding sequence ATGAAGATTAATATATTTGTTTTATTGATGGTGAGTATCCCCTTTTTTGCAAACTCACAAAATTCAACCTACGATCAAGCATTAGCAGATTCATTAGGGGCTGATGATTATGGAATGAAATCTTACAGTTTAGTGATGTTAAAAACCGGAGGTGGAAATATTGACGATAAGGCAGAAGTTGACAGCTTATTCAGAGGTCATTTGGATAATATTAGCAGACTAGCTGAAGCAGGAAAAATAATTGTAGCTGGCCCATTAGGTAAAAATGACAAAAATTACCGAGGGATTTTTATTTTTGATGAGCAAGATAAAGCTAAAGTAGCAGAACTTCTCCAAACTGATCCCGCAATTAAGGCAAACCTATTAGCCTATGATATTTATAACTGGTACGGATCTGCCGCACTTCCAGTATATTTGGAGACCCACTCAAAAATAGAAAAAATCAGACCGTAG
- a CDS encoding trimeric intracellular cation channel family protein, which yields MQIQYALELLGTLVFAISGALAVKDKSEDWFGAGFTGFVTAIGGGTLRDIMLGSYPLSWVGDMNIIYTILFGVLLTSFFNKFLQNLRRTLSLFDSMGIALFTVAGVEKALSMGVRWEIAAIMGMFSAVFGGVIRDTLVNETPVIFRKEIYASACLLGGMLYLLLNYFHLDRDLNFIFTASFIVTIRLLAVKYHINFPKI from the coding sequence ATGCAAATACAATACGCACTTGAACTTCTTGGAACTTTAGTTTTTGCAATTTCAGGTGCGTTGGCAGTAAAAGACAAATCTGAAGACTGGTTTGGTGCCGGATTTACTGGTTTTGTCACTGCTATTGGTGGCGGAACATTGCGAGATATAATGCTAGGAAGTTACCCACTTTCATGGGTGGGGGACATGAATATTATTTATACCATTTTATTTGGAGTACTACTAACCAGCTTTTTTAATAAGTTTCTTCAAAACCTGCGGAGAACGCTAAGTCTATTTGACTCCATGGGGATTGCCCTTTTCACCGTTGCTGGAGTAGAAAAAGCGCTATCGATGGGGGTAAGATGGGAAATTGCTGCCATAATGGGTATGTTTTCCGCTGTATTCGGTGGGGTTATTCGTGATACATTGGTTAACGAGACTCCTGTGATCTTTAGAAAAGAAATTTATGCCAGTGCATGCTTGCTGGGAGGAATGCTTTATTTACTACTAAATTACTTCCATCTTGACAGAGATTTGAACTTTATTTTCACAGCTTCATTTATTGTAACTATACGCCTCTTAGCAGTCAAATACCATATCAATTTCCCCAAAATATAA
- a CDS encoding CvpA family protein: MKTLDIILLIPLFFGAYLGFKKGLLLEIVSLLALILAIVGAFKLLDFGMDVLQPYFENWEQALPIISFVLLFIAILLIVNLVGKIVKKILDMTLLGGLDNFAGAVIGFLKWAFGVSLILWLGESIDISVSAEMAEGTYVYPIIASIAPFVVDLIATYLPFIQDVFNQLKSQFII; the protein is encoded by the coding sequence ATGAAAACACTTGATATCATTTTGTTGATACCCTTGTTTTTTGGTGCCTACTTAGGCTTTAAAAAAGGCTTGCTTTTGGAAATAGTTTCCTTATTAGCGCTAATTTTGGCGATTGTAGGCGCATTTAAGCTACTGGATTTTGGCATGGACGTATTACAGCCCTATTTTGAAAATTGGGAACAAGCTTTGCCAATAATATCTTTTGTGTTGTTGTTTATCGCAATTTTATTAATTGTGAATTTGGTAGGGAAAATTGTCAAAAAAATCCTTGATATGACCTTATTGGGGGGCTTGGATAATTTTGCTGGTGCTGTAATAGGTTTTTTAAAGTGGGCATTTGGTGTAAGCTTGATTCTTTGGCTAGGTGAATCTATAGATATTAGTGTTTCAGCGGAAATGGCAGAAGGCACATACGTATATCCTATAATTGCTTCTATTGCTCCTTTCGTGGTGGATTTGATAGCAACATACTTGCCATTCATTCAGGATGTATTTAACCAGTTGAAATCTCAATTCATAATTTAA
- a CDS encoding CBS domain-containing protein, which yields MTIDLINDMIPPLKITDDATKALIWMEELRLHALPVIKDKKFLGFLTEEMIMDHNTVDAKAGDFLLKGENCFVFEYQHTYEAVKKATDFDFECVVILNADNEYLGVVVLSDALSIFSQSASIQSEGGVIVLSLNQSDYSLSEISRLIESNEAQVMGSSLNIDKNEPTKFRLTLKINKIDLTHVIATLERFGYKVVAKYQEVKSISNEKERLDMLMRYLDA from the coding sequence ATGACAATAGATTTGATAAACGATATGATCCCACCTCTGAAAATTACAGATGATGCTACAAAAGCATTAATTTGGATGGAGGAACTTAGGCTTCATGCGCTACCCGTGATAAAGGATAAAAAATTCTTGGGATTCTTAACCGAAGAAATGATCATGGATCATAATACCGTGGACGCTAAGGCCGGAGACTTTTTATTGAAAGGGGAAAATTGTTTCGTTTTTGAATATCAGCATACATATGAAGCAGTAAAAAAAGCAACGGATTTTGATTTCGAATGCGTTGTGATTTTGAATGCTGACAATGAGTATCTAGGTGTTGTCGTGTTATCTGATGCTCTTTCCATATTTTCTCAATCGGCTTCAATCCAAAGTGAAGGAGGTGTAATTGTGCTTTCACTTAATCAGTCTGATTATTCATTGAGTGAAATAAGTAGGTTAATAGAGTCAAATGAAGCCCAGGTAATGGGGTCTAGCCTAAATATTGATAAAAATGAACCCACAAAATTTAGATTGACATTGAAGATCAATAAAATTGATTTGACTCACGTAATTGCTACTTTAGAGCGATTCGGCTACAAAGTAGTTGCCAAGTATCAAGAAGTAAAATCAATATCTAATGAAAAAGAAAGATTAGATATGTTAATGAGATATTTAGATGCCTGA
- a CDS encoding alpha/beta fold hydrolase, which translates to MKIHKKGEYSYIDEGAGEPLVLLHGLFGALSNWEGVVNKFSQEYRVLIPLLPIYEMPIKQAGLGALTDFVEGFVEQQSLDQMTLIGNSLGGHVALIYTLRHPDQIKRLVLTGSSGLFENTMGGSFPKRGSYDYIQERVAYTFYDPKTATKELVDEVFETTKSIPKCMRIVAIAKSAQRHNMREDIKKITAPTLLVWGLNDTITPPMVAHEFDKLIPNTTLKFVDKCCHAPMMEHPEIFNNYLDEWLKSTEIEATA; encoded by the coding sequence ATGAAAATACATAAAAAAGGAGAGTACAGTTATATTGATGAGGGAGCAGGAGAACCTTTAGTTTTATTGCACGGATTGTTTGGTGCATTAAGTAATTGGGAAGGTGTGGTAAATAAGTTTTCCCAAGAATATAGAGTGTTGATCCCTTTATTGCCCATTTATGAAATGCCTATCAAGCAAGCCGGACTGGGTGCTTTAACAGATTTTGTCGAAGGCTTTGTAGAGCAACAGAGCTTGGACCAAATGACCTTAATTGGGAATTCTTTAGGAGGTCATGTAGCTCTGATTTATACCCTCAGACATCCAGATCAAATAAAAAGATTAGTTTTGACTGGTAGTTCTGGTCTTTTTGAAAATACAATGGGTGGCTCTTTTCCAAAAAGGGGAAGCTACGATTACATTCAAGAAAGGGTGGCATATACTTTTTATGATCCGAAAACTGCTACAAAAGAATTGGTGGACGAAGTTTTTGAAACCACAAAAAGTATCCCAAAGTGTATGCGAATTGTAGCTATTGCCAAATCAGCGCAGAGGCATAATATGCGCGAAGATATTAAGAAAATTACGGCACCGACATTATTGGTGTGGGGCTTGAATGATACAATAACGCCACCGATGGTAGCTCATGAATTTGATAAGTTAATACCAAATACTACTTTAAAATTTGTAGATAAGTGCTGCCATGCTCCAATGATGGAGCATCCAGAGATTTTTAACAATTATCTAGATGAATGGTTAAAAAGTACTGAAATTGAAGCAACAGCATGA
- a CDS encoding alpha/beta fold hydrolase yields MELNYKELGDGNQSLIILHGLFGSSDNWMTIGRKLSEKFKVYLVDQRNHGDSPHDEVHNYEAMASDLKGFIESNHIEHPHIIGHSMGGKTAMYFAVQNPDLFDKLVVVDIAPKAYPVHHDSILEGLCSLNLDELESRGDADKKLSEYVPEKGVRQFLLKNLTRNEKKEFEWKINLPILEKNIEVVGKGLEKRLTTEKEVLFIGGKNSNYIKSEDHIAINNFFPNAKIEMVEGAGHWIHAEKPEEFLSLIENFLR; encoded by the coding sequence ATGGAATTAAACTATAAAGAACTAGGTGATGGTAATCAGTCACTGATTATTTTACATGGATTATTTGGTTCATCTGACAACTGGATGACGATCGGTAGAAAATTATCTGAAAAATTCAAGGTGTACCTGGTTGATCAAAGAAATCATGGTGACTCACCACATGATGAGGTTCACAATTACGAAGCAATGGCTTCTGATTTGAAAGGCTTTATTGAATCAAATCATATTGAACATCCACATATTATAGGACATTCAATGGGTGGGAAGACAGCCATGTATTTCGCTGTTCAAAATCCTGATCTATTTGATAAATTGGTTGTTGTCGATATTGCTCCAAAGGCATATCCTGTCCACCATGACTCCATATTAGAGGGACTCTGCAGCTTGAATTTAGACGAACTTGAATCCAGAGGTGATGCGGATAAAAAATTATCTGAATATGTTCCTGAGAAGGGTGTGAGACAATTTTTATTGAAAAACCTTACTAGGAATGAGAAAAAGGAATTCGAGTGGAAAATAAATTTGCCGATTCTAGAAAAGAATATAGAAGTGGTGGGTAAAGGATTGGAAAAAAGATTAACTACTGAAAAAGAAGTACTTTTTATCGGTGGAAAAAACTCTAATTATATTAAATCAGAAGACCATATTGCGATCAATAATTTCTTCCCGAATGCAAAGATAGAAATGGTAGAAGGGGCAGGTCATTGGATTCATGCTGAAAAACCAGAAGAATTTTTATCTTTGATTGAAAATTTTTTACGATAA
- a CDS encoding anthranilate synthase component II: MILIIDNFDSFTFNLVDYFKQLGKECEIVRNDVPPEKIKSYNYEALVLSPGPGKPFEAGYLMDYIRFFENELPILGICLGHQAIASYFGAQVIKSIKPMHGKISKVNILVNDKLFKDIISEYEVVRYHSLVVSNLEKTMLVPLAVTTENENMIFKHKNLPIYGIQYHPEAALTQNGLKILENWMGLLKTNKKAILNKLP; the protein is encoded by the coding sequence ATGATTTTAATTATAGATAATTTTGATTCCTTTACTTTTAATTTGGTTGATTATTTCAAGCAATTAGGAAAGGAATGCGAAATTGTTAGAAATGATGTTCCACCCGAAAAGATTAAGTCGTACAATTATGAGGCCTTAGTTTTATCTCCAGGTCCGGGAAAACCGTTTGAGGCGGGCTATCTAATGGACTATATTCGTTTTTTTGAAAATGAATTACCCATCTTGGGAATCTGTTTAGGACATCAAGCCATTGCCAGCTATTTCGGGGCTCAGGTTATAAAAAGTATAAAACCTATGCATGGGAAGATTTCCAAAGTTAATATTCTGGTAAATGATAAGCTTTTCAAAGATATCATCAGTGAATATGAGGTGGTAAGGTACCATTCATTAGTAGTTAGTAATTTAGAAAAGACTATGCTTGTTCCCCTTGCAGTGACTACAGAAAATGAAAACATGATTTTTAAGCATAAAAATTTACCCATTTATGGCATTCAATATCATCCTGAAGCAGCACTTACTCAAAATGGTTTGAAAATTTTGGAGAATTGGATGGGTCTTTTAAAAACAAATAAGAAAGCTATTTTGAATAAATTACCGTAG
- a CDS encoding ABC transporter ATP-binding protein yields the protein MQLSIQNLSKTYSNGVKALNDVSLNIPTGMFGLLGPNGAGKSTLMRTIATLQDADSGSIMLDELNVMENPQAIRERLGYLPQDFGLYPKISAEVMLDHIAQMKGVGNRAERKELVNSLLEKVNLYDHRKKALGTYSGGMRQRFGIAQALAGNPNLIIVDEPTAGLDPTERNRFYNLLSEIGENTIIILSTHIVEDVSTLCSNMAIICNGEVLMQGKPTDGLQLLQHNIFAKIIKKDELEAHKLKYKVISTKLKEGNLALRVEADSNPGDGFEQVEPNLEDVYFSHISKKVDPITL from the coding sequence ATGCAACTATCAATCCAAAATTTATCAAAAACTTACTCCAATGGAGTTAAGGCTCTTAATGATGTTTCACTCAATATTCCAACCGGTATGTTTGGTTTATTGGGTCCAAATGGAGCCGGAAAATCTACGCTGATGCGAACCATAGCAACATTACAGGATGCTGATTCAGGAAGTATAATGCTCGATGAATTAAATGTGATGGAAAATCCTCAGGCAATCAGAGAACGATTGGGTTATTTACCTCAAGATTTTGGTCTATACCCAAAAATCAGTGCAGAAGTAATGCTGGATCACATCGCGCAAATGAAAGGGGTAGGAAACAGAGCAGAGCGAAAAGAACTAGTGAATAGCCTTTTAGAAAAGGTGAACCTCTATGATCATAGAAAAAAAGCATTAGGCACTTATTCTGGAGGAATGCGCCAACGGTTTGGAATTGCTCAGGCACTTGCTGGAAATCCAAATTTGATTATTGTAGATGAACCAACGGCTGGTTTGGATCCGACCGAAAGAAATCGTTTCTATAATTTGCTTAGTGAAATAGGCGAAAACACAATCATAATTCTATCAACTCACATAGTGGAAGATGTAAGTACGCTTTGTTCCAATATGGCAATCATATGTAACGGAGAAGTTTTAATGCAAGGAAAGCCAACAGATGGTTTACAGCTGTTACAGCATAATATTTTTGCGAAGATCATTAAAAAAGATGAGCTAGAAGCGCATAAGCTTAAATATAAGGTGATCTCCACTAAATTGAAAGAAGGTAATTTAGCCTTAAGAGTAGAAGCTGACAGTAATCCTGGTGATGGATTTGAACAGGTTGAACCCAATCTTGAAGATGTGTATTTCAGTCATATCTCTAAAAAAGTTGATCCTATAACACTATAA